In one Nicotiana sylvestris chromosome 8, ASM39365v2, whole genome shotgun sequence genomic region, the following are encoded:
- the LOC104218546 gene encoding polyphenol oxidase E, chloroplastic-like, whose translation MASSSSTLPLCANKTPSSSFTNTNTNSSFFAKPSQLFLHGKRNQNFKFSCNANSGEHDKNLDAVDRRNVLLGLGGLYGAANLAPLATAAPIPSPDLKSCSKAHINDKEEVSYSCCPPIPSDMDSVPCYKFPSMPKLRIRPAAHAADEEYIAKYQLATSRMRELDKDPFDPLGFKQQANIHCAYCNGAYKIGGKELQVHFSWLFFPFHRWYLYFYERILGSLINDPTFGLPYWNWDHPKGMRIPPMFDREGSSLYDARRNQSHRNGTIIDLGFFGTEVQTTQLQQMTNNLTIMYRQMITNAPCPLLFFGQPYPLGTDPSPGMGTIENIPHTPVHIWVGSRPDENNVKHGEDMGNFYSAGLDPLFYSHHANVDRMWSEWKALGGKRRDLTHKDWLNSEFFFYDENRNPFRVKVRDCLDSKKMGFDYAPMPTPWRNFKPIRKSNAGKVNLSSVPPASKVFPLSKLDRAISFSIDRPSSSRTQQEKNEQEEMLTFNNIKYDDSKYIRFDVFLNVDKTVNADELDKAEYAGSYTSLPHVHGDNVSHVTSVTFQLAITELLEDIGLEDEDTIAVTVVPKTGGEEISIEGVEIKLVDC comes from the coding sequence atggcttcttcttcttctactttaCCTTTATGCGCCAATAAAACTCCCTCTTCTTCCTTCACCAACACCAACACCAActcatctttctttgcaaaaccCTCTCAGCTATTCCTTCATGGAAAACGTAACCAAAATTTCAAGTTCTCATGCAATGCCAACAGTGGCGAGCATGACAAAAACCTTGACGCTGTTGACAGGAGGAATGTCCTCTTGGGTTTAGGAGGGCTGTATGGCGCAGCTAATCTTGCGCCATTAGCTACTGCTGCTCCTATACCATCTCCTGATCTCAAATCTTGTAGCAAAGCCCATATAAATGACAAAGAGGAGGTTTCATACAGTTGTTGCCCCCCTATCCCAAGTGATATGGACAGTGTTCCCTGTTACAAGTTTCCTTCTATGCCCAAACTCCGTATTCGGCCCGCTGCTCATGCTGCTGATGAGGAGTACATTGCTAAATACCAGTTAGCCACTAGTCGAATGAGGGAACTTGACAAAGACCCATTTGACCCTCTTGGCTTCAAGCAACAAGCCAATATCCATTGTGCTTATTGCAACGGTGCTTACAAAATTGGTGGCAAAGAGCTACAAGTGCATTTCTCATGgctttttttcccttttcataGATGGTACTTGTACTTCTATGAGAGAATCTTGGGCTCTTTAATTAATGATCCTACTTTTGGTTTGCCATATTGGAACTGGGACCATCCCAAGGGCATGCGTATACCTCCCATGTTCGATCGTGAAGGGTCTTCCCTTTACGACGCAAGACGTAACCAAAGTCACCGTAATGGAACCATAATTGATCTTGGTTTTTTCGGTACAGAAGTTCAAACAACTCAACTACAGCAGATGACTAATAACTTAACTATAATGTATCGTCAAATGATAACTAATGCTCCTTGCCCGTTGCTCTTCTTTGGTCAGCCTTACCCTCTAGGAACTGATCCCAGTCCAGGGATGGGGACTATTGAAAACATCCCTCATACTCCTGTCCACATTTGGGTTGGTAGTAGGCCTGATGAGAATAATGTAAAACACGGTGAGGATATGGGTAATTTTTACTCGGCCGGTTTAGACCCGCTTTTCTATTCCCATCACGCCAATGTGGACCGGATGTGGTCCGAGTGGAAAGCCTTAGGAGGGAAAAGAAGGGATCTCACACACAAAGATTGGTTGAACTCGGAGTTCTTTTTCTACGATGAAAACCGCAACCCGTTCCGTGTGAAAGTCCGTGACTGTTTGGACAGTAAGAAAATGGGCTTCGATTACGCACCGATGCCAACCCCATGGCGTAATTTTAAGCCAATAAGGAAGAGCAATGCAGGGAAGGTGAATCTAAGTTCAGTTCCGCCAGCCAGTAAGGTGTTCCCACTCTCAAAGCTGGACAGAGCCATTTCATTTTCCATCGATAGGCCATCTTCGTCAAGGACCCAACAGGAGAAAAACGAACAAGAGGAGATGCTAACGTTCAACAACATAAAGTATGACGATAGCAAGTATATAAGGTTCGATGTGTTCCTCAACGTGGATAAGACTGTGAATGCAGACGAGCTTGACAAGGCGGAGTATGCGGGGAGTTACACCAGCTTGCCACATGTTCATGGAGATAATGTGTCTCATGTTACTTCTGTAACTTTCCAGTTGGCCATCACTGAACTGTTGGAGGATATTGGGTTGGAAGATGAAGACACCATTGCGGTAACTGTGGTTCCAAAGACAGGTGGCGAAGAGATCTCCATTGAAGGTGTCGAGATTAAGCTTGTCGATTGTTAA